A genome region from Geodermatophilus bullaregiensis includes the following:
- a CDS encoding LysM peptidoglycan-binding domain-containing protein, translated as MPKHRAPRYVRTKKVLAKAPVAAGATAVGLGVLGSPAAAAATTHDWTGVAQCESGGNWSTNTGNGYYGGLQFSQATWAGYGGTALAPRADLATPAEQVAIAENVLAGQGIGAWPTCGTRLTEGTTPAAAGTAAPAAEQPAAPATAAGQSAETPATGQDDDDDRGDRYDRGTWDGQDRWDDADTYGRHAAEGAHTVERGDTLREIAAAHSQTWRELYQRNVDVIGSNPDRLTPGLVLTTSGAEQAAPATRAAAPAEAAPAATTATIGTSAPSATTTPLTQTAVAAARITNSAGSVQPQVQAAADAVVASVPGAASITLGGTRASAVDPNGHPSGLALDYMVLTDAALGDAIVRYHVDHWEELGVDYLIWEQQILSSPTGSWKPMEDRGGVTANHFDHVHVNYTA; from the coding sequence ATGCCCAAGCACCGCGCACCCCGCTACGTCCGCACCAAGAAGGTCCTCGCCAAGGCCCCGGTCGCAGCCGGCGCCACCGCCGTCGGTCTCGGCGTCCTCGGCTCCCCGGCGGCGGCCGCCGCCACCACCCACGACTGGACCGGCGTCGCCCAGTGCGAGTCGGGCGGGAACTGGAGCACCAACACCGGCAACGGCTACTACGGCGGGCTGCAGTTCAGCCAGGCGACCTGGGCCGGCTACGGGGGCACCGCCCTCGCACCCCGCGCCGACCTGGCCACCCCCGCCGAGCAGGTCGCCATCGCCGAGAACGTCCTCGCCGGGCAGGGCATCGGCGCCTGGCCCACGTGCGGGACGCGCCTGACCGAGGGCACCACCCCGGCCGCCGCCGGGACGGCCGCGCCCGCGGCCGAGCAGCCGGCCGCCCCGGCGACCGCCGCCGGGCAGTCGGCCGAGACCCCGGCGACCGGCCAGGACGACGACGACGACCGCGGCGACCGGTACGACCGCGGCACCTGGGACGGCCAGGACCGCTGGGACGACGCCGACACCTACGGCCGCCACGCCGCGGAGGGCGCCCACACGGTCGAGCGGGGCGACACCCTGCGCGAGATCGCCGCCGCCCACAGCCAGACGTGGCGCGAGCTGTACCAGCGCAACGTCGACGTCATCGGCAGCAACCCCGACCGCCTCACGCCGGGACTGGTGCTGACGACCTCCGGCGCCGAGCAGGCCGCTCCGGCGACCCGGGCCGCCGCTCCGGCCGAGGCGGCCCCCGCCGCCACGACGGCGACCATCGGCACGTCGGCCCCGTCGGCCACGACGACCCCCCTCACCCAGACGGCCGTCGCCGCCGCGCGCATCACCAACAGCGCCGGCAGCGTCCAGCCGCAGGTCCAGGCCGCCGCGGACGCCGTCGTCGCCTCCGTGCCCGGCGCCGCCTCGATCACCCTCGGCGGCACCCGCGCCAGCGCCGTCGACCCCAACGGCCACCCGTCCGGGCTGGCGCTGGACTACATGGTCCTGACCGACGCCGCCCTCGGTGACGCGATCGTCCGGTACCACGTCGACCACTGGGAGGAGCTCGGCGTGGACTACCTCATCTGGGAGCAGCAGATCCTCAGCTCCCCGACCGGCTCGTGGAAGCCGATGGAGGACCGCGGCGGCGTCACGGCCAACCACTTCGACCACGTGCACGTGAACTACACGGCCTGA
- a CDS encoding GAF domain-containing SpoIIE family protein phosphatase, with the protein MSARDARDGGPATGRDLAADPGRLAAVRLTQLLDAGAEESFDRLTRIAQRLTGAPLAFMTVVDDARSYWLSSQGLPPGSPTENAVEQSFCQYVLDGEPLALADVTTDERTAGNPSITGMGVRAWAGFPVRLPDGQVLGSFCVVDTTVHRWTAEDVQLLDELAAIASREVALRLATLEAEQARATARAEAQRAGLLARISDLLTADLAPGHLWQAVVALAVPDLGDFAYVCTVGRDGGLVPVASQHRDPAELPTLRGWIDRAGRRVGEATGPGHVAVTGQVELIDLPEAAGLTAAQQDAVRLLDVRSALVAPVIRRGEVVAVLTIGRLRGAPPYGERERELVATLMTRAGMVVETARVASFERAVSETMQRALLPPLLPQPDHLQLASRYLPAEDAQLVGGDWYDAYLDAARTTSLVIGDVAGHDITAAATMGQLRTMLRMAGHTGTAGPADVLTAVDVASDTLGHHVFATALVARVQRFHADRPAVDRSITWSSAGHPPPLLLHPDGTVDVLTDRVGLPLGVDPHRPRPEHHLTLPVRSTLLLYTDGLLEQHEPAPGPAPGPSARSGGGPARSAVRDLDTGMARLTALLAESTDLDLEGLCDRIVTTLIPEGGPADDVALIAIRPYSEEQPRPAHAGPNVPT; encoded by the coding sequence GTGAGTGCCCGCGACGCCCGTGACGGTGGACCTGCCACGGGTCGCGACCTCGCAGCGGACCCGGGGCGGCTGGCCGCGGTGCGCCTGACCCAGCTGCTCGACGCCGGGGCGGAGGAGTCCTTCGACCGGCTCACACGGATCGCGCAGCGGCTGACCGGCGCACCGCTGGCCTTCATGACCGTGGTGGACGACGCCCGCTCCTACTGGCTGAGCAGCCAGGGCCTGCCGCCCGGGAGCCCCACGGAGAACGCGGTCGAGCAGTCCTTCTGCCAGTACGTGCTCGACGGGGAGCCGCTGGCCCTGGCCGACGTCACCACCGACGAACGCACCGCCGGCAACCCGTCGATCACCGGCATGGGCGTGCGGGCGTGGGCCGGCTTCCCCGTCCGGCTGCCCGACGGGCAAGTCCTGGGCAGCTTCTGCGTCGTCGACACCACGGTGCACCGGTGGACGGCCGAGGACGTCCAGCTGCTCGACGAGCTGGCCGCGATCGCCTCCCGCGAGGTCGCCCTCCGCCTCGCCACCCTCGAGGCCGAGCAGGCCAGGGCCACCGCGCGGGCCGAGGCGCAGCGGGCCGGTCTGCTGGCCCGCATCAGCGACCTGCTCACCGCCGACCTCGCCCCGGGCCACCTGTGGCAGGCCGTGGTCGCCCTCGCCGTCCCCGACCTCGGCGACTTCGCCTACGTGTGCACCGTCGGCCGCGACGGCGGCCTCGTGCCGGTGGCCTCCCAGCACCGCGACCCGGCGGAGCTGCCGACCCTGCGCGGGTGGATCGACCGCGCCGGCCGCCGCGTCGGTGAGGCCACCGGCCCGGGGCACGTCGCGGTCACCGGGCAGGTGGAGCTGATCGACCTGCCGGAGGCGGCGGGCCTGACCGCCGCCCAGCAGGACGCGGTCCGCCTGCTGGACGTGCGCAGCGCACTCGTCGCGCCGGTGATCCGCCGCGGGGAGGTGGTCGCCGTCCTCACCATCGGCCGCCTGCGGGGCGCGCCGCCCTACGGCGAGCGGGAGCGCGAGCTGGTCGCGACGCTCATGACCCGCGCGGGCATGGTGGTGGAGACCGCGCGGGTCGCCTCCTTCGAGAGGGCCGTGTCGGAGACCATGCAGCGCGCGCTGCTGCCGCCGCTGCTCCCCCAGCCCGACCACCTGCAGCTGGCCTCCCGCTACCTGCCCGCGGAGGACGCGCAGCTGGTCGGCGGGGACTGGTACGACGCCTACCTCGACGCCGCGCGCACCACCAGCCTGGTCATCGGCGACGTCGCCGGGCACGACATCACGGCCGCGGCCACGATGGGGCAGCTGCGCACCATGCTGCGGATGGCCGGCCACACCGGGACGGCCGGTCCGGCCGACGTCCTCACCGCGGTCGACGTCGCCAGCGACACCCTCGGGCACCACGTGTTCGCCACCGCGCTGGTCGCGCGGGTCCAGCGGTTCCACGCCGACCGCCCCGCCGTCGACCGCTCGATCACCTGGAGCTCGGCCGGCCACCCGCCACCACTGCTGCTGCACCCGGACGGCACGGTCGACGTCCTCACCGACCGCGTGGGCCTGCCCCTCGGGGTCGACCCGCACCGGCCCCGCCCCGAGCACCACCTGACCCTGCCGGTGCGCTCGACCCTGCTGCTCTACACGGACGGGCTGCTGGAGCAGCACGAGCCCGCTCCCGGCCCGGCTCCGGGCCCGTCCGCCCGGTCCGGCGGCGGGCCGGCACGCTCGGCCGTCCGCGACCTCGACACCGGCATGGCGCGGCTGACCGCGCTGCTCGCCGAGAGCACCGACCTCGACCTCGAGGGCTTGTGCGACCGCATCGTCACCACGCTGATCCCCGAGGGCGGGCCGGCCGACGACGTCGCCCTGATCGCCATCCGCCCCTACTCCGAGGAGCAGCCGCGCCCGGCGCACGCCGGACCCAACGTGCCGACCTGA
- a CDS encoding TetR/AcrR family transcriptional regulator — protein sequence MTGLTAKGRARRAAIVETAARLVLTDGPDALSHRAVASASGLPLAATTYYFDSLDDLRTAAVEQVVRAEVAEAEQAVAALPRRARSAAATARLVADVVLGPGRHGDEELHSLYERFLACGRHPALRPVLRSARARIDAALTETLDRCGHAGADVTTLVALVDGSVVSALVEGDGSARRRAEEAVTAALS from the coding sequence ATGACCGGGCTGACGGCCAAGGGCCGGGCCCGCCGCGCCGCGATCGTCGAGACGGCCGCACGGCTGGTGCTGACCGACGGGCCCGACGCGCTGTCCCACCGCGCCGTCGCCTCCGCGTCGGGGCTCCCGCTGGCCGCGACCACCTACTACTTCGACAGCCTCGACGACCTGCGGACCGCGGCCGTCGAGCAGGTGGTCCGGGCCGAGGTCGCGGAGGCCGAGCAGGCGGTCGCCGCCCTCCCCCGGAGGGCGCGCTCGGCCGCCGCCACGGCCAGGCTCGTCGCCGACGTCGTCCTGGGTCCGGGGCGGCACGGCGACGAGGAGCTCCACTCGCTCTACGAGCGGTTCCTCGCCTGCGGGAGACACCCTGCCCTGCGCCCCGTCCTCCGGAGCGCCCGCGCCCGGATCGACGCCGCGCTGACGGAGACGCTGGACCGGTGCGGCCACGCCGGCGCGGACGTGACCACGCTGGTCGCGCTCGTCGACGGGTCGGTGGTCTCCGCACTCGTCGAGGGAGACGGCTCGGCGCGCCGGCGCGCGGAGGAGGCGGTCACCGCGGCACTGAGCTGA
- a CDS encoding GAF and ANTAR domain-containing protein, which produces MSADQRPSGLLDVNAALAELGRLSYTDTSMDAMLQRIAELSKQVIPGVAEASVSLVANDKALTAAFTGRLALDLDESQYGRGYGPCLEAAVGEEVREITDAREETRWADYAEACVARGALSSVSVPVPVRAGIHGALNLYAVGPAAFDDAAKETARAFASYAAVAVHNVQLYESTRELAENLDAAMRTRAVIEQAKGVLMSQRRCDATEAFALLAGASQRSNRKLRDIAQAIVDGVSGGHGRGAGGSPPA; this is translated from the coding sequence ATGAGCGCCGATCAGCGACCGTCCGGCCTCCTCGACGTCAACGCCGCCCTCGCGGAACTCGGTCGGCTGTCCTACACGGACACGTCGATGGACGCGATGCTGCAGCGGATCGCCGAGCTGTCCAAGCAGGTGATCCCCGGCGTCGCCGAGGCCTCGGTCAGCCTCGTGGCCAACGACAAGGCCCTCACCGCGGCCTTCACCGGCCGGCTCGCGCTCGACCTCGACGAGTCCCAGTACGGCCGCGGCTACGGCCCCTGCCTGGAGGCCGCCGTCGGCGAGGAGGTCCGGGAGATCACCGACGCCCGGGAGGAGACGCGCTGGGCCGACTACGCCGAGGCCTGCGTGGCACGGGGCGCCCTCAGCTCGGTGTCCGTGCCGGTGCCGGTGCGGGCGGGCATCCACGGGGCGCTGAACCTCTACGCGGTCGGGCCGGCGGCGTTCGACGACGCCGCCAAGGAGACCGCCCGGGCCTTCGCCTCCTACGCGGCCGTGGCGGTGCACAACGTGCAGCTCTACGAGAGCACCCGCGAGCTGGCCGAGAACCTGGACGCCGCCATGCGGACCCGGGCGGTCATCGAACAGGCCAAGGGCGTCCTGATGAGCCAGCGCCGCTGCGACGCCACGGAGGCCTTCGCCCTGCTCGCGGGCGCCTCGCAGCGGTCCAACCGGAAGCTGCGGGACATCGCACAGGCGATCGTCGACGGCGTCAGTGGCGGCCACGGGCGAGGCGCTGGGGGATCGCCGCCCGCGTGA
- a CDS encoding DMT family transporter: protein MAWALVVVAGLFETAFAVSLKQSENFTRLWWTVSFIACAAASFALLSLALKTLPVGTAYAVWTGIGAGGTAVVGMFFLGDPVTTVRIVAILLILGGVLALQLAPSAAH, encoded by the coding sequence GTGGCCTGGGCCCTCGTCGTCGTCGCCGGGCTCTTCGAGACCGCCTTCGCGGTGTCGTTGAAGCAGTCGGAGAACTTCACCCGCCTGTGGTGGACGGTCTCCTTCATCGCCTGCGCCGCGGCCAGCTTCGCGCTCCTGTCCCTGGCGCTGAAGACACTCCCGGTCGGGACGGCCTACGCGGTGTGGACCGGGATCGGCGCCGGCGGCACGGCCGTCGTCGGGATGTTCTTCCTCGGCGACCCGGTCACGACCGTGCGGATCGTGGCGATCCTGCTCATCCTCGGCGGGGTGCTCGCGCTGCAGCTCGCACCGTCCGCCGCGCACTGA
- a CDS encoding CstA-like transporter-associated (seleno)protein, translating to MTAAGTVREAAVRTWRGVRWYLRECSGEARWDDHLRHCAEHGHQPLSRREFERRRADERERNPVSRCC from the coding sequence GTGACCGCCGCCGGGACCGTCCGCGAGGCCGCCGTCCGGACCTGGCGCGGGGTGCGGTGGTACCTGCGGGAGTGCAGTGGCGAGGCCCGCTGGGACGACCACCTGCGGCACTGCGCCGAGCACGGGCACCAGCCGCTGAGCCGGCGGGAGTTCGAGCGGCGCCGCGCCGACGAGCGGGAGCGCAACCCGGTCAGCCGCTGCTGCTGA
- a CDS encoding sensor histidine kinase has translation MHLHDTADGGHDEAGAAAPGLVHDALLYDTVEQVAAVAATWLRDGLAAGDAAVIATAPETTGPLREATGDDPRVMVVDRHGLYRSRTPTAIATIRRFATEHAAPGRRVRVVGEVDFGTTAADWREWQAYEAVLNTAFAPLPLWGLCLFNSRLPEPLVATARQTHPRLLAADGLVANPDYVDPAAYLRALPVPDEPLETTPPALADDDVADFPGLRHAVRAHLGTVDGPADVLEDFLMAVDEMVTNAVRHGRSPAGLRLWTAPGRVVCTIRDSGPGPDDPYAGYGPAHGEDLSHGGMGLWLARQLCDHVAIRRDERGSSVRLSTRWA, from the coding sequence GTGCACCTGCACGACACCGCCGACGGCGGGCACGACGAGGCCGGTGCTGCGGCGCCGGGCCTGGTGCACGATGCCCTGCTCTACGACACCGTCGAGCAGGTGGCCGCGGTCGCGGCCACCTGGCTCCGGGACGGCCTGGCCGCCGGGGACGCCGCCGTCATCGCCACCGCTCCGGAGACCACCGGTCCGCTGCGCGAGGCCACCGGCGACGACCCGCGCGTGATGGTCGTCGACCGGCACGGCCTGTACCGGTCCCGCACGCCCACGGCGATCGCGACGATCCGCCGCTTCGCCACCGAGCACGCCGCCCCCGGACGGCGCGTCCGCGTCGTCGGGGAGGTGGACTTCGGCACCACGGCCGCCGACTGGCGGGAGTGGCAGGCCTACGAGGCGGTCCTCAACACCGCCTTCGCTCCCTTGCCGCTGTGGGGGCTCTGCCTGTTCAACTCCCGGCTGCCCGAGCCGCTCGTGGCCACCGCCCGGCAGACCCACCCGCGACTGCTCGCCGCGGACGGACTGGTCGCCAACCCCGACTACGTCGACCCGGCCGCCTACCTGCGCGCCCTGCCGGTGCCCGACGAGCCGCTGGAGACGACGCCGCCGGCGCTGGCCGACGACGACGTCGCCGACTTCCCCGGTCTGCGGCACGCCGTCCGGGCGCACCTCGGCACCGTCGACGGGCCGGCCGACGTCCTCGAGGACTTCCTCATGGCCGTGGACGAGATGGTGACCAACGCCGTCCGGCACGGGAGGTCACCCGCCGGGTTGCGGCTGTGGACGGCGCCGGGCCGGGTGGTCTGCACCATCCGCGACTCCGGGCCGGGTCCCGACGACCCGTACGCCGGCTACGGACCGGCGCACGGCGAGGACCTCTCCCACGGCGGCATGGGCCTGTGGCTGGCCCGCCAGCTGTGCGACCACGTCGCCATCCGCCGCGACGAGCGGGGCAGCAGCGTGCGGCTGTCCACCCGGTGGGCCTGA